One Triticum dicoccoides isolate Atlit2015 ecotype Zavitan chromosome 4B, WEW_v2.0, whole genome shotgun sequence genomic window carries:
- the LOC119296282 gene encoding phospholipid-transporting ATPase 1-like isoform X2, with translation MAEDHGSSRHMSSMSMSHKELGDDDARVVHVGDAERTNERLQFAGNAVRTAKYSPLTFLPRNLFEQFHRLAYVYFLVIAVLNQLPQLAVFGRGASVMPLAFVLAVTAVKDAYEDWRRHRSDRAENNRIAAVLSPGVGAQFVPIEWKHVRVGDVVRVGANESPPADMVLLATSDTTGVAYVQTLNLDGESNLKTRYAKQETLTTPLEHLAGAVVRCERPNRNIYGFQANLELQGEGHRIPLGPSNIVLRGCDLKNTSWAVGVVVYAGRETKAMLNNAGTPTKRSRLETHMNRETLFLSGILIVLCSVVATLSGVWLRTHQTDLELAQFFHKKDYLKVGKEGNENYNYYGIAAQIVFNFLMAVIVFQIMIPISLYISMELVRLGQAYFMIRDAKLYDVSSDSRFQCRALNINEDLGQVKCVFSDKTGTLTQNKMEFRCASIDGVDYSDVARQRPVEGEPAWAPKMPVKVDREVMELVRNGGATEQGMNAGEFFLALATCNTIVPLIIDGPDPKKKVIDYQGESPDEQALVSAAAAYGFVLVERSSGHIVIDVLGQKQRFDVLGLHEFDSDRKRMSVIIGCPDKTIKLFVKGADSSMFGIIDKTLNPDVVQATEKHLHSYSSVGLRTLVIGVRELSQSEFQEWQMAYEKASTALLGRGNLLRSVAANIERNMRLLGASGVEDKLQDGVPEAIEKLREAGIKVWVLTGDKQETAISIGYSCKLLTRDMTQIVINSNSRESCRKSLDDAISMVNKLRSLSTDSQSRVPLALIIDGNSLVYIFDTDREEKLFEVAIACDVVLCCRVAPLQKAGIVDLIKKRTSDMTLAIGDGANDVSMIQMADVGIGISGQEGRQAVMASDFAMGQFRFLVPLLLVHGHWNYQRMSYMILYNFYRNATFVFVLFWYVLYTGYTLSTAINEWSSVLYSVVYTSAPTVIVAILDKDLSRRTLLKYPQLYGAGQREESYNLRLFIFIMVDSVWQSVAVFFIPYLAYKNSAIDSASLGDLWTLCVVILVNIHLAMDVIRWTWITHAAIWGSIVATWICVIIIDSIPTLPGFWAIYEVMGTALFWALLLAVIVVGMIPHFAAKAIREHFMPNDIQIAREMEKSRDSRDANHPEVQMSTSTRA, from the exons ATGGCCGAGGACCATGGATCGTCGCGGCACATGTCGTCCATGTCCATGTCGCACAAGGAGCTGGGCGACGACGACGCGCGGGTGGTGCATGTGGGCGACGCGGAGCGCACCAACGAGCGCCTCCAGTTCGCCGGGAACGCCGTGCGCACCGCCAAGTACTCGCCGCTCACCTTCCTGCCGCGGAACCTGTTCGAGCAGTTCCACCGCCTCGCCTACGTCTATTTCCTCGTCATCGCCGTGCTCAACCAGCTCCCCCAGCTCGCGGTCTTCGGCCGCGGCGCCTCCGTCATGCCGCTCGCCTTCGTCCTCGCCGTCACCGCCGTCAAGGACGCGTACGAGGACTGGCGTCGCCACCGCTCCGACCGCGCCGAGAATAACCGCATCGCCGCTGTCCTGTCTCCCGGCGTAGGCGCCCAATTCGTCCCCATCGAGTGGAAGCACGTCCGCGTCGGCGACGTCGTGCGGGTCGGTGCCAACGAGTCGCCCCCGGCGGACATGGTCCTCCTCGCCACCAGCGACACCACCGGCGTCGCCTACGTGCAGACGCTCAACCTTGACGGCGAGTCCAACCTAAAGACTCGTTATGCTAAGCAAGAGACGCTGACGACGCCGCTCGAGCATCTCGCCGGCGCCGTCGTCAGGTGCGAGCGCCCGAACCGCAACATCTACGGCTTCCAGGCCAACCTGGAGCTCCAGGGGGAGGGCCACCGGATACCGCTGGGCCCGTCCAACATCGTGCTGCGCGGCTGCGACCTCAAGAACACGTCCTGGGCCGTGGGCGTAGTGGTCTACGCGGGGCGGGAGACCAAGGCGATGCTGAACAACGCGGGCACGCCGACCAAGCGCAGCCGCCTGGAGACGCACATGAACCGCGAGACGCTCTTCCTCTCCGGCATCCTCATCGTGCTCTGCTCGGTCGTGGCCACGCTCTCGGGCGTGTGGCTGCGCACCCACCAGACCGACCTGGAGCTCGCGCAGTTCTTCCATAAGAAGGACTACCTCAAGGTCGGCAAGGAGGGCAATGAGAACTACAACTACTACGGCATCGCGGCGCAGATCGTGTTTAACTTCCTCATGGCGGTCATCGTGTTCCAGATCATGATACCCATCTCGCTCTACATCTCCATGGAGCTGGTGAGGCTTGGGCAGGCGTACTTCATGATCCGGGACGCCAAGCTGTACGACGTGTCGTCCGACTCGAGGTTCCAGTGCAGGGCTCTCAACATCAACGAGGACCTGGGGCAGGTCAAGTGCGTCTTCTCCGATAAGACCGGCACGCTGACGCAGAACAAGATGGAGTTCCGGTGCGCAAGCATCGACGGCGTCGATTACAGCGACGTCGCACGGCAGCGACCTGTCG AGGGTGAGCCGGCTTGGGCGCCAAAGATGCCGGTGAAGGTCGACAGAGAGGTGATGGAGCTGGTGAGGAACGGGGGTGCTACAGAGCAAGGGATGAACGCCGGAGAGTTCTTTCTTGCCCTGGCAACGTGCAACACCATTGTTCCTCTGATCATTGATGGCCCTGACCCAAAGAAGAAGGTGATTGACTACCAAGGCGAGTCGCCGGACGAGCAGGCGTTGGTTTCTGCCGCCGCGGCGTATGGCTTTGTCCTGGTTGAGCGAAGCTCCGGACACATTGTCATTGACGTCCTTGGTCAGAAGCAGAG GTTTGACGTCCTTGGTCTTCATGAGTTTGACAGCGACCGCAAGAGGATGTCAGTTATAATTGGCTGCCCGGACAAGACTATCAAGCTGTTTGTAAAAGGTGCAGATAGTTCCATGTTTGGAATCATCGACAAAACACTGAATCCAGATGTTGTCCAGGCAACTGAGAAACATCTCCATTCATATTCGTCAGTCGGCCTGCGAACACTCGTCATCGGTGTCCGGGAACTTAGTCAGTCAGAGTTTCAGGAGTGGCAAATGGCTTACGAGAAGGCTAGTACTGCCTTATTAGGCAGAGGCAATCTTCTACGCAGTGTGGCCGCCAACATTGAAAGGAACATGCGCCTCTTAGGAGCCTCCGGTGTCGAAGACAAGCTGCAAGATGGAGTGCCTGAAGCAATTGAAAAACTAAGGGAAGCAGGGATTAAGGTTTGGGTTCTGACAGGTGACAAACAAGAAACTGCCATCTCCATTGGCTATTCCTGCAAGCTTTTGACAAGGGACATGACACAGATTGTAATCAATAGTAATTCAAGAGAGTCGTGCAGAAAAAGTCTGGATGATGCGATCTCCATGGTTAACAAACTTCGGTCACTGTCTACAGACTCCCAATCTAGAGTTCCCCTCGCTTTGATCATTGACGGAAACAGTCTCGTCTACATTTTTGACACAGACCGTGAGGAGAAG CTTTTTGAAGTCGCGATAGCATGcgatgttgttctatgttgtcgaGTGGCTCCTCTACAGAAGGCTGGGATTGTTGATTTAATAAAGAAGCGAACAAGTGACATGACTCTTGCTATTGGAGATG GTGCAAATGATGTATCCATGATTCAAATGGCCGATGTTGGCATTGGCATCAGTGGTCAAGAAGgaaggcaagctgtgatggcctcaGATTTTGCCATGGGGCAATTTAGATTTTTGGTCCCTCTATTGTTAGTTCATGGCCACTGGAACTACCAGAGGATGAGCTACATGATCCTATACAACTTTTACAGAAATGCTACTTTTGTCTTTGTGCTTTTCTG GTATGTACTTTACACTGGTTATACCCTGTCAACAGCAATAAATGAGTGGAGCAGTGTGTTATACTCTGTGGTCTATACCTCTGCGCCGACTGTCATTGTCGCCATTCTCGACAAGGATCTGAGCCGAAGGACATTGCTGAAATACCCCCAACTCTACGGTGCGGGGCAGCGCGAGGAGAGTTACAACCTAAGACTATTCATTTTCATCATGGTGGACTCTGTTTGGCAGAGCGTCGCAGTTTTCTTCATCCCTTACCTCGCATACAAAAACAGCGCAATCGACAGCGCCAGCCTCGGAGACCTGTGGACACTGTGTGTTGTCATTCTTGTCAACATTCACCTTGCCATGGATGTCATCAGATGGACTTGGATCACTCATGCAGCAATATGGGGCAGTATTGTGGCGACATGGATTTGCGTCATCATCATAGACTCCATACCCACCTTGCCCGGTTTCTG GGCAATCTATGAGGTGATGGGAACTGCATTGTTCTGGGCATTGCTTCTTGCGGTGATTGTGGTTGGAATGATCCCTCATTTTGCTGCAAAGGCCATCAGGGAACATTTCATGCCCAATGACATCCAGATTGCGAGAGAGATGGAGAAGTCGCGAGATTCTCGTGATGCTAATCATCCAGAAGTCCAGATGAGTACATCCACTCGAGCTTAG